The Aequorivita sublithincola DSM 14238 genome window below encodes:
- a CDS encoding LNS2 domain-containing protein, protein MKKQEVEKMLHDKVEKGEHVSPILSEGIKNYLIDIDGTITEDIPNEEPERMATCAPFPDALKTLNKWYDEGHIICFFTSRTEAHREVTEAWLDEHGFKYHSMLMGKPRGGNYHWVDNHLVKATRYKGKFTDLVEKEVTIEVFED, encoded by the coding sequence ATGAAAAAACAAGAAGTAGAAAAAATGCTGCACGATAAAGTAGAAAAGGGCGAACACGTGAGTCCAATTCTTTCTGAAGGGATAAAAAACTACTTAATAGATATTGACGGAACCATTACTGAAGATATCCCCAACGAAGAACCTGAAAGAATGGCAACTTGCGCGCCATTCCCTGATGCTTTGAAAACATTGAACAAATGGTATGACGAAGGTCACATCATTTGCTTTTTCACATCACGAACAGAAGCTCATCGCGAAGTAACAGAAGCTTGGCTCGATGAACATGGCTTTAAATACCACAGCATGTTGATGGGTAAACCACGTGGCGGCAATTATCATTGGGTAGACAATCACTTAGTGAAAGCAACCCGCTACAAAGGAAAATTCACCGATTTGGTAGAAAAAGAAGTGACAATTGAAGTATTTGAAGATTAA
- a CDS encoding (Fe-S)-binding protein, whose translation MQYLPNILFSIVLLAGVGYFTFNIRKVIRNIKLGQKVDASNHTSERWGNVFRIALGQSKMVVRPVAGILHIIVYLGFIIINIEVLEIIIDGIFGTHRIFSSIGSLYGFLIGSFEILALLVFVSVTIFWLRRNIIKLQRFWKPEMKGWPKNDGNFILYFEMVLMALFLLMNATDIHFQEMNNGNVISQYIAGWFSGASEGTVHTIERTAWWLHITGILIFLNYLYFSKHLHIMLAFPNVYFGKVTPKGKFKNLESVTKEVKMMMDPNVDPFAASAEGAIEAPAKFGASDVMDLSRIQLLNAYTCTECGRCTDECPANNTGKKLSPRKIMMDTRDRLEEIGKNIDKHGEFKPDGKQLLDDYITREELWACTTCNACVEACPVSIDPLSIIMDMRQYLVMEQSAAPTELNVAMTNIENNGAPWPYNQMDRLNWKDEN comes from the coding sequence ATGCAGTACCTTCCTAACATACTCTTCAGCATCGTCCTTTTGGCGGGTGTAGGCTATTTTACCTTTAACATCCGTAAAGTAATTCGCAACATTAAGTTGGGACAAAAAGTAGATGCTTCAAATCACACAAGTGAAAGATGGGGCAACGTTTTTCGCATAGCTCTTGGGCAATCAAAAATGGTTGTTAGACCTGTTGCTGGTATTCTTCATATAATTGTTTATTTAGGATTTATAATTATAAATATAGAAGTTCTAGAAATTATCATTGACGGTATTTTTGGCACACATCGCATCTTTTCTTCAATAGGAAGTCTTTATGGATTCCTGATAGGTTCCTTTGAAATACTAGCGCTTTTGGTATTTGTTTCAGTAACTATTTTTTGGTTGCGAAGAAATATTATAAAACTGCAACGTTTCTGGAAACCCGAAATGAAAGGTTGGCCCAAAAATGATGGAAATTTCATTCTATACTTTGAAATGGTTTTAATGGCGCTTTTTCTATTAATGAATGCAACTGATATTCACTTTCAAGAAATGAATAACGGTAATGTAATTTCTCAATATATCGCTGGTTGGTTTAGCGGTGCTTCGGAAGGGACCGTTCATACAATAGAACGAACCGCTTGGTGGCTTCATATTACAGGAATATTAATATTTCTTAACTACCTATATTTTTCAAAACACCTTCATATTATGTTGGCGTTCCCAAATGTTTACTTCGGAAAAGTTACGCCTAAAGGAAAATTCAAAAACCTAGAATCTGTTACCAAAGAAGTGAAAATGATGATGGATCCGAACGTAGATCCTTTTGCAGCATCTGCAGAAGGAGCAATCGAAGCTCCGGCAAAATTTGGAGCAAGTGATGTGATGGATCTAAGTAGAATTCAACTTCTAAACGCATATACGTGTACAGAATGCGGGCGTTGTACGGACGAATGTCCAGCAAATAATACAGGTAAAAAACTCTCGCCAAGAAAGATAATGATGGATACTCGCGATCGTCTTGAGGAAATAGGCAAGAACATTGACAAACATGGCGAATTCAAACCAGACGGAAAACAGTTGCTCGATGATTATATAACACGCGAAGAGCTTTGGGCTTGCACCACTTGCAACGCTTGTGTAGAAGCCTGTCCCGTAAGTATTGACCCATTGAGTATTATTATGGATATGCGTCAATATTTAGTAATGGAACAGTCGGCCGCTCCAACAGAATTGAACGTTGCAATGACAAATATTGAAAATAATGGCGCGCCTTGGCCTTACAATCAAATGGATCGTTTGAATTGGAAAGATGAAAATTAA
- a CDS encoding MlaD family protein, protein MRLSREVKTGILAIGAILLLIFGYSFLKGTNLLDKNREFFVKYDNVEGLAQAAPVTINGLTVGKVQNISFANSKGGLVVKFTVEKDFDFSKNSIVRIYSSGLLGGKNLGIFPEYDANNIAKSGDTLRGDVEDGMLTAVSKALGPLEKKVNNTLATVDTLLLNVNAIVDEKTRKNLKEAIENLNNTLNSFSGVSENLNYILSNNTGKLDNTFSNLDKTANNLSKLTDSLAQLETGKLVTDLQSVVDKMDKIVSGVDNGDGSIGKLLKDDKLYENLEGASRQLEQLLQDVKLNPKRYVHISVFGKKNKDYETPDNPEE, encoded by the coding sequence TTGAGGCTATCCAGAGAAGTAAAAACCGGAATTCTTGCCATTGGCGCCATATTATTATTAATATTTGGCTATAGTTTTTTAAAAGGCACTAATCTACTCGATAAAAATCGTGAATTTTTTGTAAAATATGACAACGTTGAAGGTCTGGCGCAAGCAGCTCCAGTTACTATCAACGGTCTAACAGTGGGGAAGGTGCAGAATATTTCTTTCGCCAATTCAAAAGGTGGATTGGTTGTGAAGTTTACTGTTGAAAAAGACTTCGACTTTTCAAAAAACAGTATTGTTAGAATTTATAGCTCAGGACTACTTGGTGGAAAAAATTTAGGAATCTTCCCAGAATACGATGCAAATAATATAGCCAAAAGCGGCGACACCCTTCGTGGTGACGTGGAAGACGGAATGTTAACTGCCGTTTCTAAAGCACTTGGCCCCTTAGAGAAAAAAGTGAACAATACTTTAGCTACGGTAGATACGCTATTATTAAATGTAAATGCCATTGTGGATGAAAAAACAAGAAAAAACCTAAAAGAAGCTATCGAAAACCTGAATAATACATTAAATTCTTTCTCAGGAGTTTCTGAAAATTTGAATTATATACTTTCTAACAACACAGGAAAGTTGGACAATACTTTTAGCAATCTGGATAAAACCGCAAACAATCTTTCCAAGCTAACAGATTCTTTAGCGCAACTGGAAACAGGAAAACTGGTAACAGATCTTCAAAGTGTGGTGGATAAAATGGATAAAATTGTATCTGGCGTAGATAATGGAGATGGTTCTATCGGAAAACTTTTAAAAGACGATAAACTTTACGAAAATTTAGAAGGCGCTTCAAGACAATTGGAACAACTTCTACAAGACGTAAAACTCAATCCAAAACGTTACGTTCATATTTCGGTTTTCGGAAAAAAGAATAAAGATTACGAAACGCCAGACAATCCAGAAGAATAA
- a CDS encoding N-acetylmuramoyl-L-alanine amidase family protein, translating into MKTKIISSFVLILSIFLFSFNTSTAQKNNKPFIVVLDAGHGGKDSGNRGNGFYEKDIVLDVTLQVGKLLEAQDNVKVVYTRKTDVFIDLYRRGPIANEVDADIFVSIHCDSHNSQAQGIGTFVMGVDKSGKNFETAKKENEVIYLEDNYHEKYAGFDPNSPQSFIGFSLMQEEYLDQSIMLAGLIQNNIVNNLKRKDRSVRSAPFWVLHSSYMPSVLVELGFLTNNTEGPYVNSSGGRSELAKEITNGILLYKKQITLATEDFKNPVITNEKVEKAIENTVENIYEGITFKVQLAASSRKLDPKPSNFKGIKDVSRDKEDGLFKYYYGETSDYNKIQLMKTFVQQKGYQSAYIVAFKKGKKVNVPEVLKSKAN; encoded by the coding sequence ATGAAAACGAAAATAATTTCTTCTTTCGTATTAATACTAAGTATTTTTTTATTCTCTTTTAATACTTCTACAGCGCAAAAAAACAATAAACCATTCATTGTTGTTCTTGATGCTGGTCACGGTGGCAAGGATTCAGGCAATAGAGGTAACGGCTTTTATGAAAAAGACATTGTTCTTGATGTTACTTTGCAAGTTGGGAAACTTTTAGAAGCACAAGACAACGTAAAAGTTGTTTACACTCGTAAAACTGACGTTTTTATAGATTTATACAGAAGAGGACCAATTGCAAATGAAGTAGATGCAGACATATTTGTGTCTATACATTGCGATTCGCACAACTCACAAGCACAGGGAATTGGGACTTTTGTGATGGGAGTTGACAAATCTGGAAAGAATTTTGAAACTGCAAAGAAAGAGAATGAAGTAATCTATCTAGAAGATAATTACCACGAAAAATATGCAGGTTTTGATCCAAATTCACCACAATCATTTATAGGTTTTTCATTAATGCAAGAAGAATATTTAGACCAGAGTATTATGTTGGCGGGGCTTATTCAAAATAACATAGTTAATAATCTTAAAAGGAAGGACCGAAGTGTTCGATCGGCTCCTTTTTGGGTATTACATAGTTCCTATATGCCTAGTGTGTTGGTGGAGTTAGGGTTTTTAACAAACAATACTGAAGGACCCTATGTTAATTCTTCTGGTGGGAGGAGCGAATTGGCCAAAGAAATTACAAATGGAATTCTTTTATATAAAAAGCAGATTACTTTGGCTACTGAAGACTTCAAAAACCCAGTTATTACTAATGAAAAAGTAGAAAAGGCCATAGAAAATACAGTGGAAAATATTTATGAAGGAATAACCTTCAAAGTCCAATTGGCCGCCAGTAGCAGAAAGCTAGACCCAAAACCAAGTAACTTCAAGGGAATCAAAGACGTAAGCCGCGATAAGGAAGATGGACTTTTCAAATATTACTATGGCGAAACCTCTGACTATAACAAAATTCAGTTAATGAAAACCTTTGTGCAACAAAAAGGATATCAGTCTGCATACATTGTGGCATTTAAAAAAGGTAAAAAAGTAAATGTTCCAGAAGTGTTAAAGTCGAAAGCAAATTAG
- a CDS encoding putative LPS assembly protein LptD, whose amino-acid sequence MNVSNTEPKLQNNSISTLRTNRHYLTIFLTFLLFCSAVSHSQDIPPKNEANIPKTSKEDTLTVNLKPIVDEMNEQAQDTVKTDSIKPPKETLTDVVDYYGEDYVLLNRKENRVYMYNKAYIIYGDMRIDAGLIILDYNKNEVYAKGIDSGGVYSQRPIFVQGANRVEPDSIRYNFNSEKALVYNSRTEQNGFNVIAEVTKKVNDSVVYLRNVKFTTSKNIDDPEYYFYTRKAKFVPKKKIVTGLTNMYIADVPTPIGLPFAYFPLTEDRTSGFIIPSFGENNSRGFFFQNGGYYFAINDYLDFSLLGDYYTNGSYALRGESSYKLKYKYTGSVSARYEKLVQEERGFPGFDERANYNIRWSHNQDAKSNPSSRFSASVNLGSSQYFRESINQVNNASALVNNLSSNISYAKSFEGDPQVNFTLAATQTLNTQTQEISMSLPNLNASVSRIYPFAPKDGAKKGIIQNINFQYDLSAENRINTADSLFFKKEMFNTAQIGAQHSIPLTTNFKIFKFLSASAGTTYRETWLLKTTRQRYDKNAFDGEGGIVRDTVSGFESYRTYNFQTSLGTTLYGLFNFGKDKKIQAIRHVARPSISYNINPSFDRYYDEFIVPRTAEETADRTVQYSRFENTLYGPPGKTYSSNIGLSLSNTFEAKVRDRDTLAKEPKKVILLNNLNFSTAYNLAGDSLQWSPLRFTGSIPIVKRLDFNFSGTMDPYALDNNNNKIDVFNINNGGSLFRLTNANVSVNYSFSSKDFEGGKKDVDKIENETFRNGGRPDDLFGEATNIYDGQIYNNDSAEEDEDKTNVEWYNYKIPWDVRFAYTVTYGNMRRENEISSQSFMVSTNMELAPRWTVGVSSGYDFKNNGVTLTQFRFQRDLESWQMSFNWTPIGSINTAWYFFIGIKSSMLSDIKYDKRRENDKRL is encoded by the coding sequence TTGAACGTTTCAAATACTGAGCCAAAACTACAAAATAATAGCATCAGCACATTGCGAACCAATAGGCATTACTTAACAATCTTCTTAACATTCCTGCTTTTTTGCAGCGCAGTTTCGCATTCTCAAGACATTCCGCCAAAGAATGAAGCTAACATTCCCAAAACCAGCAAAGAAGACACTCTTACGGTAAACTTAAAACCTATTGTTGATGAAATGAACGAGCAGGCTCAAGATACCGTGAAGACCGATTCCATAAAGCCTCCAAAGGAAACTTTGACTGATGTTGTAGATTATTATGGCGAAGATTATGTGCTTTTAAATAGAAAGGAGAACAGAGTATATATGTACAACAAAGCCTACATTATCTACGGAGATATGCGGATTGATGCAGGTTTGATAATTCTGGACTATAACAAAAACGAAGTTTACGCCAAAGGAATAGACAGCGGAGGCGTTTACAGCCAACGACCAATTTTTGTGCAAGGAGCTAATAGAGTTGAACCGGACTCCATTAGATATAATTTTAATTCTGAAAAAGCACTCGTTTATAACAGCAGAACGGAACAAAACGGCTTTAACGTAATTGCAGAAGTAACCAAAAAAGTGAACGATTCCGTAGTTTATCTTCGGAATGTGAAGTTCACCACTTCAAAAAACATTGACGATCCTGAATATTATTTCTACACCCGAAAGGCGAAGTTTGTTCCGAAGAAAAAAATTGTTACAGGACTTACCAATATGTATATAGCCGATGTGCCAACGCCCATAGGTCTGCCGTTTGCGTATTTTCCCTTGACGGAAGACCGTACTTCTGGTTTCATAATTCCTTCTTTTGGGGAAAATAATAGTCGTGGTTTTTTCTTTCAAAACGGTGGGTATTACTTCGCGATTAATGATTATCTGGATTTTAGTTTGCTGGGCGATTATTACACCAACGGAAGCTATGCACTACGCGGCGAGTCTTCCTATAAATTGAAATATAAATACACTGGAAGTGTAAGCGCCCGTTATGAAAAACTCGTACAAGAAGAACGTGGTTTCCCTGGTTTTGACGAAAGAGCCAATTATAACATCCGCTGGTCGCACAATCAGGATGCCAAAAGCAATCCGAGTTCGCGTTTTTCAGCTTCGGTGAATTTGGGCAGTAGTCAATATTTTAGGGAATCTATCAACCAAGTCAATAATGCCAGTGCTTTGGTTAATAATTTAAGTTCCAATATTTCGTATGCAAAAAGTTTTGAAGGCGATCCACAGGTAAATTTCACACTTGCGGCCACACAAACTTTAAACACGCAAACGCAGGAAATTTCTATGTCGCTACCAAATTTGAACGCTAGTGTTTCGAGGATATATCCCTTTGCTCCTAAGGACGGTGCCAAGAAAGGGATTATTCAAAATATAAATTTTCAGTATGACCTTTCTGCAGAAAATAGAATTAACACTGCCGATTCGCTTTTCTTCAAAAAAGAAATGTTTAACACTGCTCAAATCGGTGCGCAACACAGCATCCCACTTACCACAAACTTTAAAATTTTTAAATTTTTAAGTGCTTCTGCAGGAACCACATATAGAGAAACTTGGCTTTTGAAAACAACCCGCCAACGTTATGACAAAAATGCTTTTGACGGCGAGGGAGGAATTGTAAGAGATACCGTTTCAGGTTTTGAGAGTTACCGAACTTATAACTTCCAAACTAGTTTGGGAACTACGCTTTATGGACTTTTTAACTTCGGAAAAGATAAAAAAATTCAAGCCATTCGTCACGTTGCCAGACCTTCCATCAGTTATAACATAAATCCATCTTTTGATAGGTATTATGACGAATTTATTGTGCCCAGAACCGCGGAGGAGACTGCGGACAGAACCGTGCAATATTCAAGATTTGAAAATACACTCTACGGACCTCCTGGCAAAACATACTCCAGCAACATTGGTCTGTCGCTAAGCAATACGTTTGAAGCTAAAGTGCGTGATCGTGATACCCTTGCCAAAGAACCAAAAAAGGTGATTTTGTTGAATAACCTAAACTTTTCAACTGCATATAATCTTGCTGGAGATTCTTTACAATGGAGTCCATTGCGTTTCACAGGGAGCATTCCTATTGTGAAGAGACTAGATTTCAACTTTAGTGGAACTATGGATCCGTATGCTTTGGACAACAACAATAATAAGATAGATGTTTTCAATATTAATAACGGTGGAAGTCTTTTTAGGCTTACCAATGCCAATGTGAGCGTTAATTATTCCTTTAGCAGCAAAGATTTTGAAGGAGGAAAAAAAGATGTAGACAAGATAGAAAACGAAACCTTTAGAAATGGCGGGCGACCTGATGATCTTTTTGGGGAAGCTACCAATATTTATGACGGTCAGATTTATAATAATGATAGCGCGGAAGAGGACGAGGACAAAACCAATGTGGAATGGTACAATTATAAAATTCCGTGGGATGTTCGTTTTGCATATACCGTGACTTATGGAAATATGCGGCGAGAAAACGAAATTTCCAGTCAATCCTTCATGGTAAGCACCAATATGGAACTGGCACCACGTTGGACGGTTGGTGTTTCATCAGGTTACGATTTTAAGAATAATGGAGTTACTTTAACGCAGTTCCGTTTCCAGCGTGATTTGGAAAGCTGGCAGATGAGTTTTAACTGGACGCCAATTGGCAGTATCAACACGGCTTGGTATTTCTTTATAGGAATAAAATCTTCTATGCTTAGTGATATTAAATATGATAAGCGTCGAGAGAATGATAAGAGGTTGTAG
- a CDS encoding Rid family detoxifying hydrolase — protein MKTIITTPNAPAPIGPYNQAILNGNMLYTSGQIAIDPKTGNLVLDDIKTETKLVMENLKSILTEAGMTFENVLKTSIFISDMHNFAAINEVYATYFNEATAPARETVEVANLPKFVNVEISVIASL, from the coding sequence ATGAAAACAATAATCACCACTCCAAACGCCCCCGCTCCTATTGGACCATACAATCAGGCTATTCTTAATGGAAATATGCTTTACACTTCTGGGCAAATAGCCATTGACCCTAAAACAGGCAACTTGGTTTTGGATGATATTAAAACCGAAACCAAGCTAGTTATGGAAAACCTTAAATCAATCCTTACCGAGGCTGGAATGACGTTTGAAAATGTTTTGAAAACTAGCATCTTCATTAGCGATATGCACAACTTTGCAGCAATAAATGAAGTGTATGCAACTTACTTTAATGAAGCCACTGCCCCAGCTCGCGAGACTGTAGAAGTTGCAAATCTGCCTAAGTTCGTGAATGTGGAGATCTCTGTAATAGCTTCGCTTTAG
- a CDS encoding CDP-alcohol phosphatidyltransferase family protein has product MSKLPKAHKFLDLSDYGRPIARIIANALKNTKATPIHVTIGFIIAGLIAIYCIVQEQYWLAAFFLILKSILDAADGELARVKKTPSFTGRYLDSVADILLNALIFIAIWYGGDISIWLCLFAFLGMQLQGTLYNYYYVILRNKFDGDTTSRVFENKTPKAMEGEKQKHVTILFGLYKLLYGAFDKIIYTLDSNAAKGKTLPNWLMTSVSTFGLGFQLLLIAIMLVSGLKALILPFILGYTVMVFVFIGIRKLCY; this is encoded by the coding sequence ATGTCCAAACTACCAAAAGCGCATAAATTTTTAGATCTTTCAGACTATGGAAGACCAATAGCCAGAATCATCGCAAACGCTTTAAAGAATACTAAAGCCACACCAATTCATGTAACGATTGGTTTCATAATTGCTGGTCTCATAGCTATTTATTGTATTGTTCAAGAACAGTATTGGCTAGCCGCTTTCTTTTTAATTTTAAAATCTATTTTGGATGCCGCAGATGGTGAATTAGCGCGCGTAAAAAAAACACCATCCTTCACCGGGCGTTATTTGGATTCTGTGGCAGACATTTTATTAAACGCACTCATATTTATAGCAATATGGTATGGTGGCGACATTAGTATTTGGCTATGTCTTTTCGCATTTCTAGGTATGCAGTTACAGGGCACGCTTTACAATTACTACTATGTTATTCTAAGGAACAAATTTGATGGCGACACAACGAGCCGCGTGTTTGAAAACAAAACTCCGAAAGCCATGGAAGGTGAAAAGCAAAAGCATGTAACTATTCTTTTTGGGTTGTATAAGCTTCTTTACGGTGCTTTCGATAAAATAATTTACACTTTGGATAGTAATGCGGCTAAAGGAAAAACGTTGCCAAATTGGTTAATGACAAGTGTTTCTACCTTTGGTTTGGGTTTCCAACTACTCTTGATTGCTATTATGCTAGTTTCAGGTCTTAAAGCACTTATTCTGCCTTTCATTTTAGGTTATACCGTAATGGTTTTTGTTTTTATTGGAATACGGAAGCTATGCTATTAA
- a CDS encoding mechanosensitive ion channel family protein: MQIKKYRHWIIIYAVLAVLLISIHYLLDLNIFDSWDEYIPLMKKLSLSLFLIALIFLVSTIVGRIVNSQNQIEGEKYNLLRIIRFLAMVCSLIVVISFLFQSLYGAALSFGLISLVVGFALQAPITSFIAWVYLVFRRSYLVGDRIQIKGFRGDVVEISYLDTSIWECSGDYLGNDRRSGRIIRFPNSLILREEVINYSGPEVPFIWNETQIQVAYTSDLQFVEECLLEAAVRDFKEQHANLADQELEEWEPAVYFRINTFAWMEAVVSYPVEPKDTTGRRNRILRYALPLLNAAPEKVKFPEGSMR; encoded by the coding sequence ATGCAGATTAAGAAATATAGACATTGGATTATTATTTACGCAGTATTGGCTGTATTGCTAATCTCCATACATTATTTGTTGGACTTAAATATATTCGACTCTTGGGATGAATATATTCCTTTAATGAAAAAGTTGAGCCTAAGCCTATTTTTGATTGCATTAATCTTTCTGGTAAGCACTATAGTTGGTAGGATTGTAAATTCGCAAAATCAGATTGAGGGAGAAAAGTATAACCTATTACGAATTATCAGATTTTTGGCTATGGTTTGTAGCCTCATTGTGGTTATTTCTTTTTTGTTTCAAAGTTTATATGGCGCGGCTTTAAGTTTTGGATTAATTTCCTTGGTTGTGGGTTTTGCGCTGCAGGCTCCAATTACTTCTTTTATCGCTTGGGTGTATTTAGTTTTTCGAAGATCGTATCTTGTTGGTGATCGTATTCAAATAAAAGGATTTCGAGGTGATGTTGTAGAAATAAGTTATCTAGACACTTCCATTTGGGAATGTAGCGGTGATTATCTAGGCAATGACAGAAGAAGTGGCAGAATAATAAGATTTCCCAATAGCTTGATTTTAAGAGAAGAAGTTATTAATTATTCTGGCCCTGAAGTACCCTTTATATGGAATGAAACGCAGATTCAAGTTGCATATACCAGCGATTTACAATTTGTAGAAGAATGTTTGTTAGAAGCAGCCGTTAGGGACTTTAAGGAACAGCATGCAAATCTTGCAGACCAAGAGCTAGAGGAATGGGAACCAGCTGTTTATTTTAGAATAAACACTTTTGCCTGGATGGAAGCCGTAGTTTCTTATCCTGTTGAACCAAAAGATACTACGGGTCGCAGAAACCGAATCTTAAGATATGCTTTGCCTTTGCTAAACGCAGCGCCAGAAAAGGTTAAATTCCCGGAAGGTTCAATGCGTTAA
- a CDS encoding carbonic anhydrase family protein gives MYKIIKISAIAIALVAFSSCKNEQKSDKNQDVAELEVMAQETTEVTGGEVMTKEMQDELTPDGVLQSLKEGNTRFVNNELTPRNKSKQVINTAGGQYPEAVILSCLDSRVPVEKVFDRGIGDLFVARVACNFSNVDILGSMEFACKVSGAKVVVVLGHQSCGGIRAAVDDVKLGNITAMLQKIKPAVALVDYDGEKTSVNSDFVAMVCERNVHNTINDIRKNSPILKEMEDNDEIKIVGAVYNVENGNVEWLS, from the coding sequence ATGTACAAAATAATTAAAATTTCAGCAATTGCAATTGCCCTTGTTGCCTTTAGCAGCTGCAAGAATGAGCAAAAATCAGACAAGAACCAAGATGTGGCAGAACTAGAAGTTATGGCCCAAGAAACAACCGAAGTAACCGGAGGAGAGGTTATGACTAAAGAAATGCAAGACGAACTAACGCCAGATGGAGTATTACAGTCTCTTAAAGAAGGAAACACAAGATTTGTGAACAATGAGTTAACGCCAAGAAACAAATCAAAGCAAGTAATAAATACTGCTGGAGGACAGTATCCTGAGGCTGTAATCCTATCTTGCCTTGACAGTAGAGTTCCGGTAGAAAAAGTATTCGATAGAGGTATAGGTGATCTGTTTGTAGCCCGGGTTGCTTGTAATTTTTCTAATGTAGATATTCTTGGAAGTATGGAATTTGCCTGTAAAGTTTCTGGTGCAAAAGTTGTTGTGGTACTGGGTCATCAAAGTTGTGGCGGCATCAGGGCTGCTGTAGATGATGTTAAACTTGGTAATATAACAGCGATGCTTCAAAAAATAAAACCAGCAGTTGCACTGGTAGATTATGACGGTGAAAAGACTTCCGTGAACAGTGACTTTGTGGCTATGGTTTGCGAAAGGAATGTGCATAATACTATTAACGATATCAGAAAAAACAGCCCTATCCTTAAAGAAATGGAAGATAACGACGAAATAAAAATAGTAGGAGCAGTTTATAATGTAGAAAACGGAAACGTAGAATGGTTAAGCTAA
- a CDS encoding serine hydrolase domain-containing protein — protein sequence MVGLNAEHQLSTTVPGDGFYYSNTGYKILGKIIEEISGKTYSEFIDQRFIIPLGLAGTYSVWKGSDVEMRTPYIDSYLYIRGKDKIDTSEDNMTINVTEGNIVSTPKDITNWMRLLLTGNAGVNASNVALMKEMLPADGGHGVYGLGLVFDEGLGYGHNGAHLSYISSLRYNPDNDIAILMSSNFIRVDSATGNESVFELGFGIRDACHIAIREYQK from the coding sequence TTGGTTGGTCTAAACGCCGAACATCAATTAAGTACTACTGTTCCTGGTGATGGCTTTTATTACTCAAACACAGGTTATAAAATCTTGGGAAAAATAATCGAAGAAATTTCTGGGAAAACTTACAGTGAATTTATAGACCAAAGATTTATTATTCCTTTAGGGTTAGCGGGTACGTATAGCGTATGGAAGGGTAGCGATGTTGAAATGAGAACTCCTTATATAGACTCCTATCTATACATTAGAGGAAAGGATAAAATAGATACTTCTGAAGATAATATGACTATAAATGTAACCGAAGGAAATATAGTTTCCACCCCAAAAGATATTACAAATTGGATGCGGTTATTATTAACAGGAAATGCTGGTGTCAATGCCTCAAATGTAGCGTTAATGAAGGAAATGTTGCCTGCAGATGGAGGCCATGGTGTTTATGGTTTGGGCTTGGTGTTTGATGAAGGCTTGGGCTATGGCCATAATGGAGCACATTTAAGCTATATATCATCTTTAAGATATAATCCAGACAATGATATAGCCATTCTCATGTCATCAAATTTCATTAGAGTTGATTCAGCCACAGGCAACGAAAGTGTTTTTGAACTAGGTTTTGGTATTAGAGATGCCTGCCATATTGCAATAAGGGAATATCAAAAATAA